TCCGTTGGAGATCTCTGTGTTCCGGTTTGACCATAGTGTACGTAGGTATGGCAACAAGAACATATTGTGCTAAGCAAATACGACCAGCGGTATTTAACAAACGAGTTTTCCAAGAAGTTAGCCTACGAGACACTTGATCAATTAAGAACTTGAACCTATTATGAGATGCACGTCCACTGGCCAAGGGAAACCCTAGGTCTCGTTCAAAGGGAATAGGGCAAACTGCCATGAAACTTCTCCTAAGATCCGCGGACACCCCACGAGAACAAAGAGCCTTGGATTTTACAACATTAGAAATCAACTTATAGTAATGTTGGAactaaaataaagaaaaagtgaaaacaatacttttaattattaatcaaaataataaaaaaacaacttttaagaaattaatttaattcacAACACTATAAAACAGTATTAATCATTATTTTAGTTCCTGCAGTCAAAATGGGGAAAATCTAAAACAGGATAAGTGAGCTAAGTACATCACCAATCTTCAAACTTAGAAACTCTGTGAAGTGAAAACCACTGCCACTGGGGGTAGTGAAGAAAAAGCAACagaagcacacaacacacaatgAATAaggattcagaagaagaagaaaaacactCAGAGCAAAACAACAACATGAACAAGGAGAATCACTTTCAGCACCACCCAGTTTCTGAACCATCACCATCCACCAGTTTCCACTCTCCTTCCCACCGAACCACCAGCAAATCCCCTTCACCACCACTCCACTCCCTCTCCGACTCCCCAATTTCCGACGGCCACGGCGAATTCTCCCCGCCGCAGCCCGATTCATCGATTTCCGATGACCACTGCTCCCCCACTCACGAAACCCCTCAAATCAGCCACACCCACTTCCCCTCGCCCGTCGTGGTCGCTCACCGCTTCCAGGTGGAGCCGAAGGTGGTCACGAAAGTAGATCCCCCCGCCGAAGAGGGTTTCGTCGGTGTCAAAGACGTTGAACAAGACACCGGTAACCGCCGAATGAGGCCAGATGTGACGAGTTTGTTGAGTTCGAAGAAAGTTACTCTGTTGAGCAAGGTTTTGATGGGTTTTAGAGTCACTGCTTTTGTGTTCTGTTTGGTGTCTTGCTCAGTGTTGGCTTCTGATAAGAAAAAGGGTTGGGCTCAAGATTCGTTTTATTCATACAAGGAATTCAggtattgtttttgttttgagaATTGAGATCAATTCTTTATGTGAAATTGAATTGCCTGCAATTTTGTTAATGGTGGTGTGTGTGATTTTGCAGGTATAGCATGGCAGTGAATGTGATTGGGTTTGTGTATTCTGGGTTGCAGATTTGTGATTTGGGGCTGTACTTGAGCACAGGAAAGCACGTAGTGGAGCACCGGTTAAGGGTTTATTTCAGTTTTGCACTTGATCAGGTAAACTATGTTCTGTCTTCTCTTAGTTTAAGAACACTGTTTCAATTCAAAAATGTTCAATCCCACTTGGTTCTTTATTTGGGCATTTCAGAAATTTTTTGTTGTATTGATTGCTGCTTGTGATTCATGGTGAATAGTTCTATAGGGGGACCACAGAAAAGGAAATTACTAATTCAAAAATCAACAATGAAAATTCTAGCCTACACACTTATACAATAATTGAATTGATTAATAGCTGCAATTTCTATTTCTTCAAATGAATCTCTGGCTTTATGGCAAAGGAGCAAAACCTCAAGTTTAGGACTTAGGTGTTAGAAACCAAcataaatacaaacaacataCTCTCTTTGATATACTTTAtaattggtttttattttaaatattagtaCCAGATTGATTACTTTTAAAAAGTGTgttaacttttttaaaaaataaatgaatgtgAAAAAGTGTGTTAAAAAATGTGTGCTGCTATCCTTTCTTTGGTTTGTGAAACTAAAGTTCTTCAGTGGCAAAAGATTCAGGTATAGAAACACCTTTGCGATTTCTTTTTACTCCCGTTTCTGTTATAAATTTGattatcttttccttt
This is a stretch of genomic DNA from Lotus japonicus ecotype B-129 chromosome 1, LjGifu_v1.2. It encodes these proteins:
- the LOC130729537 gene encoding CASP-like protein 4A1, translating into MNKDSEEEEKHSEQNNNMNKENHFQHHPVSEPSPSTSFHSPSHRTTSKSPSPPLHSLSDSPISDGHGEFSPPQPDSSISDDHCSPTHETPQISHTHFPSPVVVAHRFQVEPKVVTKVDPPAEEGFVGVKDVEQDTGNRRMRPDVTSLLSSKKVTLLSKVLMGFRVTAFVFCLVSCSVLASDKKKGWAQDSFYSYKEFRYSMAVNVIGFVYSGLQICDLGLYLSTGKHVVEHRLRVYFSFALDQILTYLLMSASSSAATRAYDWQSNWGEDKFPYMANASVALSFVAFAAFALASLVSGSIICRFR